One Canis lupus familiaris isolate Mischka breed German Shepherd chromosome 20, alternate assembly UU_Cfam_GSD_1.0, whole genome shotgun sequence genomic region harbors:
- the PGLS gene encoding 6-phosphogluconolactonase — MAAPAPGLISVFSSPQELGASLAQLVAQRAACCLAGARARFALGLSGGSLVSMLARELPAAAAPAGPAGLARWTVGFCDERLVPFEHAESTYGLYRTHLLSRLPIPDSQVITINPQLPVEEAAEDYAKKLRQAFQGDSIPVFDLLILGVGPDGHTCSLFPDHPLLQEREKIVAPISDSPKPPPQRVTLTLPVLNAARTVIFVATGEGKAAVLKRILEDKEENPLPAALVQPHTGKLCWFLDEAAARLLTVPFEKHSTL; from the exons ATGGCCGCGCCGGCCCCGGGCCTCATCTCGGTCTTCTCGAGCCCGCAGGAGCTGGGCGCGTCGCTAGCGCAACTGGTGGCGCAGCGGGCGGCGTGCTGCCTGGCGGGGGCTCGCGCCCGCTTCGCGCTCGGCCTGTCGGGCGGCAGCCTCGTCTCCATGCTGGCTCGTGAgctgcccgccgccgccgcccccgccggccccgccggccTCGCACGCTGGACCGTGGGCTTCTGCGACGAGCGCCTCGTGCCCTTCGAGCACGCCGAGAGCACGTACGGTCTCTACCGG ACCCACTTGCTCTCCAGGCTGCCCATTCCTGACAGCCAGGTGATCACCATTAACCCCCAGCTACCTGTGGAGGAGGCAGCCGAGGACTATGCCAAGAAGCTGAGACAG GCCTTCCAAGGGGACTCTATTCCAGTTTTTGACCTGCTAATTCTCGGGGTGGGTCCTGATGGCCACACCTGCTCACTCTTCCCAGACCACCCCCTCCTGCAG GAACGGGAGAAGATTGTTGCCCCCATCAGTGATTCCCCAAAGCCACCACCACAGCGCGTGACCCTCACACTTCCTGTGCTGAATGCGGCCCGAACTGTCATCTTTGTGGCAACTGGAGAAGGCAAGGCTGCTGTCCTGAAG CGGATTTtggaggacaaggaggagaaccccctccccgccgccctgGTCCAGCCCCACACAGGGAAACTTTGCTGGTTCCTGGACGAGGCAGCTGCCCGACTCCTGACTGTGCCCTTTGAGAAGCATTCCACGTTGTAG